A section of the Lepus europaeus isolate LE1 chromosome 10, mLepTim1.pri, whole genome shotgun sequence genome encodes:
- the MAFB gene encoding transcription factor MafB, with the protein MAAELSMGPELPTSPLAMEYVNDFDLLKFDVKKEPLGRAERPGRPCTRLQPAGSVSSTPLSTPCSSVPSSPSFSPTEQKTHLEDLYWMASNYQQMNPEALNLTPEDAVEALIGSHPVPQPLQSFDGFRGAHHHHHHHHPHPHHAYPGAGVAHDDLGPHAHPHHHHHHQASPPPSSATSPAQQLPTSHPGPGPHAATAATAAGSSGSVEDRFSDDQLVSMSVRELNRHLRGFTKDEVIRLKQKRRTLKNRGYAQSCRYKRVQQKHHLENEKTQLIQQVEQLKQEVSRLARERDAYKVKCEKLANSGFREAGSTSDSPSSPEFFL; encoded by the coding sequence ATGGCCGCGGAGCTGAGCATGGGGCCAGAGCTGCCCACCAGCCCGCTGGCCATGGAGTACGTCAACGACTTCGACCTGCTGAAGTTCGACGTGAAGAAGGAGCCGCTGGGGCGCGCGGAGCGTCCGGGCCGGCCCTGCACGCGCCTGCAGCCAGCCGGCTCGGTGTCGTCCACACCGCTCAGCACGCCGTGCAGCTCGGTGCCCTCCtcgcccagcttcagccccaccgAACAGAAGACCCACCTGGAGGACCTATACTGGATGGCGAGCAACTACCAGCAGATGAACCCCGAGGCGCTCAACCTGACGCCCGAGGACGCGGTGGAGGCGCTGATCGGCTCGCACCCAGTGCCACAGCCGCTGCAGAGCTTCGACGGGTTCCGTGGCgcgcaccaccaccaccatcaccaccaccctcacCCGCACCACGCGTACCCCGGCGCCGGCGTGGCCCACGATGACCTGGGCCCGCACGCGCACccgcaccatcaccaccatcaccaagcGTCGCCGCCGCCGTCCAGCGCCACCAGCCCCGCGCAACAGCTGCCCACCAGCCACCCCGGGCCCGGGCCGCACGCGGCGACCGCGGCGACGGCGGCTGGCAGCAGCGGCAGCGTGGAGGACCGCTTCTCCGACGACCAGCTCGTGTCCATGTCCGTGCGCGAGCTGAACCGCCACCTGCGGGGCTTCACCAAGGACGAGGTGATCCGCCTGAAGCAGAAGCGGCGGACCCTGAAGAACAGGGGCTACGCCCAGTCGTGCAGGTATAAACGCGTCCAGCAGAAACACCACCTGGAGAATGAGAAGACACAGCTCATTCAGCAGGTGGAGCAGCTTAAGCAGGAGGTGTCCCGGCTGGCCCGCGAGAGAGACGCCTACAAGGTCAAGTGCGAGAAACTCGCCAACTCCGGCTTCAGGGAGGCGGGCTCCACCAGCGACAGCCCCTCCTCTCCCGAGTTCTTTCTGTGA